From the genome of Bosea sp. Tri-49, one region includes:
- the mce gene encoding methylmalonyl-CoA epimerase, which produces MIGRLNHVAIAVKDLAASTALYRDTLGARVSQPLPQPEHGVTVVFVELPNTKVELLEPMGADSPIAKFLERNADGGIHHICYEVDDILAARDRLKAQGARVLGSGEPRIGAHGKPVLFLHPKDFCGTLVELEQA; this is translated from the coding sequence ATGATCGGACGCCTCAACCACGTCGCCATCGCCGTGAAGGATCTTGCCGCCTCGACCGCGCTCTATCGCGATACGCTCGGCGCCCGCGTCTCGCAGCCGCTACCGCAGCCCGAGCATGGCGTCACCGTGGTCTTCGTCGAACTGCCGAACACCAAGGTCGAGCTGCTCGAGCCGATGGGCGCGGATTCGCCGATCGCCAAATTCCTGGAGCGCAATGCCGACGGCGGCATCCACCACATCTGCTACGAGGTCGACGACATCCTCGCCGCGCGCGATCGGCTGAAGGCGCAAGGCGCGCGCGTGCTGGGCTCCGGCGAGCCGCGGATCGGCGCCCATGGCAAGCCCGTGCTTTTCCTGCACCCGAAGGATTTCTGCGGCACGCTCGTCGAACTGGAACAGGCCTGA
- a CDS encoding ribonuclease J, whose protein sequence is MTRSSDQLVFVPLGGLGEIGMNAALYGFGPEKKRKWILVDCGLSFAGPEAPGVDIVLPDLSYIIQDRANLLGIVITHAHEDHIGALAALWPSLRVPVWCTRFAAGLLATRRLSEPGAPKVEMNIVAQGGRFTLGPFDIEFVPVAHSIPESNALAIRTAAGLVVHTGDWKIDPTPRVGLPTDEARLRELGEEGVLALVCDSTNVLRDGISPSEADVAAKLKELVASAPNRVAVTTFASNVARLRAVAEAAMANQREVVVVGRAMDRVIDVARECGFLDGIPAFRGVDTYGYLPRDKVVALVTGSQGEPRAALSRIAADDHPEIALAAGDRVIFSSRTIPGNEKAVGAILNRLARDNIEIITDRTHLVHVSGHPRREELARLYGWLKPKIAIPAHGEDQHLTEHATFARSLGVKHVLRAGNGDVVAITEEGARKLTEVQHGRLYQDGELLIGALDRTIPERRKLSFAGVISIAVALDEKGELAGDPEVALIGLPLAAKDGTPFDDIVADAVEDLIEGMPKGKRRDPEAVRNALERGVRSAVNEEWGKKPLVNALVITV, encoded by the coding sequence GTGACCCGCTCCAGCGACCAGCTCGTCTTCGTTCCGCTCGGCGGCCTCGGTGAGATCGGCATGAACGCCGCGCTCTACGGCTTCGGGCCGGAGAAGAAGCGCAAATGGATCCTGGTCGATTGCGGGCTCTCCTTTGCGGGGCCGGAGGCGCCGGGCGTCGACATCGTCCTGCCCGACCTCAGCTACATCATCCAGGATCGGGCCAACCTCCTCGGCATTGTCATCACCCACGCCCATGAGGACCATATCGGCGCGCTCGCCGCGCTCTGGCCCTCGCTGCGCGTGCCGGTCTGGTGCACCCGCTTCGCAGCCGGCCTGCTCGCGACGCGCCGCCTGTCGGAGCCGGGCGCGCCCAAGGTCGAGATGAACATCGTCGCGCAGGGTGGACGTTTCACGCTCGGGCCCTTCGACATCGAATTCGTGCCGGTCGCCCATTCGATCCCGGAATCGAACGCGCTCGCGATCCGCACCGCGGCCGGCCTCGTCGTCCATACCGGTGACTGGAAGATCGACCCGACGCCGCGCGTCGGACTGCCGACCGACGAAGCCCGCCTGCGCGAACTAGGCGAGGAGGGCGTGCTGGCGCTGGTCTGCGACTCGACCAATGTCCTGCGCGACGGCATCAGCCCGAGCGAGGCCGATGTCGCCGCCAAACTCAAGGAGTTGGTCGCTTCCGCCCCCAACCGCGTCGCCGTCACCACCTTCGCTTCTAACGTCGCCCGCCTGCGTGCGGTCGCCGAGGCGGCCATGGCCAATCAGCGCGAGGTCGTCGTCGTTGGCCGCGCCATGGACCGCGTCATCGACGTCGCCCGCGAATGTGGATTCCTCGATGGCATCCCGGCGTTCCGCGGCGTCGATACCTATGGCTATCTGCCACGCGACAAGGTCGTCGCGTTGGTAACCGGCAGCCAGGGCGAGCCGCGCGCGGCGCTCTCACGCATTGCCGCGGACGATCACCCCGAGATCGCCCTTGCAGCAGGCGACCGGGTGATCTTCTCCTCGCGCACCATCCCTGGTAACGAGAAGGCGGTCGGCGCCATCCTCAACCGGCTGGCGCGCGACAACATCGAGATCATCACCGACCGCACCCATCTCGTGCACGTCTCCGGCCACCCCCGTCGTGAGGAGCTGGCGCGGCTCTATGGCTGGCTGAAGCCGAAGATCGCGATCCCCGCTCATGGCGAGGATCAGCATCTGACCGAGCACGCGACCTTCGCGCGCAGCCTCGGTGTCAAGCATGTGCTGCGCGCCGGCAATGGCGATGTCGTCGCGATCACCGAGGAGGGCGCCCGCAAGCTCACCGAGGTCCAGCATGGCCGGCTCTATCAGGATGGCGAGCTGCTGATCGGCGCACTCGACCGCACCATTCCCGAGCGCCGCAAGCTGTCCTTCGCCGGCGTGATCTCGATCGCGGTGGCGTTGGACGAGAAGGGCGAGCTCGCCGGCGATCCTGAGGTTGCGCTGATCGGCCTGCCGCTCGCCGCCAAGGACGGCACGCCCTTCGACGATATCGTCGCCGATGCGGTCGAGGACCTGATCGAGGGCATGCCCAAGGGGAAGCGCCGCGATCCCGAGGCGGTGCGCAACGCCCTCGAACGTGGCGTCCGCAGCGCCGTCAATGAGGAGTGGGGCAAGAAGCCGCTGGTGAACGCGCTGGTGATCACGGTGTAG
- a CDS encoding biotin--[acetyl-CoA-carboxylase] ligase: MLGETARAAGYRLIVRDEVASTMEEARRALGEGDPGRLWIVAKSQNAGRGRHGRHWGSPPGNLYASLLMVTPCEPALAPQLGFVAGLALHDAAAAVTGLAAPALGLKWPNDLLLGGAKTSGLLLEGENRAGHFNVIIGIGINVASAPEETPYPATHLAAHAAGASVERLLAALSDAWHRRFSAWSLPGGFGPTRSAWLERAAYLGEVITMRLPEGPVSGRFRGLDASGRLELETEAGLRVIDAGDLFFGTASASDRSAS, from the coding sequence GTGCTCGGCGAAACGGCGCGTGCCGCCGGCTATCGCCTGATCGTCCGCGACGAGGTCGCCTCCACCATGGAGGAGGCAAGGCGGGCGCTCGGCGAAGGCGATCCGGGGCGGCTCTGGATCGTCGCAAAAAGCCAGAATGCCGGTCGCGGCCGTCATGGTCGGCACTGGGGCTCGCCGCCCGGCAATCTCTACGCAAGCCTGCTCATGGTCACGCCCTGCGAGCCGGCTCTTGCGCCGCAGCTCGGCTTCGTCGCCGGGCTCGCTTTGCATGATGCGGCTGCTGCGGTGACCGGGCTCGCTGCGCCAGCGCTCGGGCTGAAATGGCCCAACGATCTGCTGCTCGGCGGCGCCAAGACATCGGGCCTGCTGCTCGAAGGCGAGAACCGGGCAGGGCACTTCAACGTCATCATCGGGATCGGTATCAACGTCGCGTCCGCGCCGGAAGAAACGCCTTATCCCGCCACGCATCTCGCCGCGCATGCTGCCGGTGCGAGTGTCGAGCGCTTGCTGGCGGCCCTTTCCGATGCCTGGCACCGGCGCTTCTCGGCCTGGTCCCTGCCGGGTGGCTTCGGCCCGACCCGTTCCGCCTGGCTCGAGCGCGCCGCCTATCTCGGCGAGGTCATTACCATGCGTCTGCCGGAGGGGCCGGTCTCCGGCCGCTTCCGCGGCCTCGACGCCTCCGGACGCTTGGAACTGGAGACGGAAGCCGGCCTTCGCGTGATCGACGCCGGCGATCTCTTCTTCGGCACGGCATCGGCCTCCGATCGGTCGGCTAGTTGA
- the nuoN gene encoding NADH-quinone oxidoreductase subunit NuoN, with the protein MTLPALGPALPEIVLALGAIAMVLYGAIQGERSTRTLEIAALALLALALVLVLRGEGKVVTFNGAFIADGFARFMKVLTLIGAAAAIVLSADFLRRDGAMRFEFPILVVLAIIGMMMMISANDLIGLYVGLELQSLALYVVAAFDRDNPRSTEAGLKYFVLGALSSGMLLYGSSLVYGFTGTVSYVGIAEAVKGGHPGIGLIIGLVFVAAGVAFKISAVPFHMWTPDVYEGAPTPVAAFFASAPKMAAMAMTVRIFVGAFPGALHDWQQIIVFMAIASMALGAFAAIGQSNIKRLLAYSSIANMGYALVGLAAGTPSGVQGVMTYMAIYLATTLAAFACVLMMNRNGKPVEDIGELAGLSRTNGWMAFAMSMMMFSLAGIPPLAGFWAKWYVFLAAIEAKLYVLAVVGVVTSVVGAYYYLRIVKVIYFDDAKPAFDKGDAGVRTVLLISAVFVLVLSFLPAPLFDSAAAAAKSLF; encoded by the coding sequence ATGACCTTGCCCGCTCTCGGCCCCGCGCTTCCGGAAATCGTGCTGGCGCTCGGCGCCATCGCCATGGTGCTTTACGGCGCGATTCAGGGCGAGCGCTCGACGCGTACGCTCGAAATCGCGGCGCTGGCGCTCCTGGCTTTGGCGCTGGTGCTCGTCCTGCGCGGCGAGGGCAAGGTCGTCACCTTCAACGGTGCCTTCATCGCCGACGGCTTCGCCCGCTTCATGAAGGTGCTGACGCTGATCGGCGCCGCCGCCGCGATCGTGCTCTCGGCCGATTTCCTGCGCCGCGACGGCGCCATGCGCTTCGAGTTCCCGATCCTCGTCGTCCTCGCCATCATCGGCATGATGATGATGATCTCGGCCAACGACCTGATCGGGCTCTATGTCGGCCTCGAGCTGCAGTCGCTCGCGCTCTATGTCGTTGCCGCCTTCGATCGCGACAACCCGCGCTCGACCGAGGCCGGCCTGAAATATTTCGTCCTCGGCGCGCTCTCCTCGGGCATGCTGCTTTACGGTTCGTCGCTGGTCTATGGCTTCACCGGCACGGTGAGCTATGTCGGCATCGCCGAGGCCGTGAAGGGTGGCCATCCTGGCATCGGCCTGATCATCGGCCTCGTCTTCGTCGCCGCCGGCGTCGCCTTCAAGATCTCGGCCGTGCCGTTCCATATGTGGACGCCGGACGTCTACGAGGGCGCGCCGACCCCGGTCGCCGCCTTCTTCGCCTCGGCGCCGAAAATGGCGGCGATGGCGATGACCGTGCGCATCTTCGTCGGAGCCTTCCCGGGCGCCCTGCACGACTGGCAGCAGATCATCGTCTTCATGGCGATCGCCTCGATGGCGCTCGGCGCCTTCGCCGCGATCGGCCAGAGCAACATCAAGCGCCTGCTCGCCTATTCCTCGATCGCCAATATGGGCTACGCGCTGGTTGGCCTCGCCGCCGGCACGCCCTCCGGCGTCCAAGGCGTGATGACCTATATGGCGATCTATCTCGCCACCACGCTCGCCGCCTTCGCCTGCGTGCTGATGATGAACCGCAATGGCAAGCCGGTCGAGGACATCGGCGAGCTCGCCGGCCTGTCCCGCACCAATGGCTGGATGGCGTTCGCGATGTCGATGATGATGTTCTCGCTCGCCGGCATCCCGCCGCTCGCCGGCTTCTGGGCGAAGTGGTACGTCTTCCTCGCCGCGATCGAGGCCAAGCTCTATGTGCTCGCCGTCGTCGGCGTCGTCACCAGCGTCGTCGGCGCCTATTACTACCTGCGCATCGTCAAGGTGATCTACTTCGACGACGCCAAGCCGGCTTTCGACAAGGGCGATGCCGGCGTGCGGACCGTGCTGCTGATCTCGGCGGTTTTCGTCCTGGTGCTGTCCTTCCTGCCGGCGCCGCTGTTCGATTCCGCGGCAGCGGCAGCGAAGTCGCTGTTCTGA
- a CDS encoding NADH-quinone oxidoreductase subunit M, whose amino-acid sequence MFGFGILTGLLVLPLVGAAFILAQRGDEASVNSNARWAALIATVATFILALVAWSRFDSANPGFQMVETHGWVSDIIKFKLGVDGFSFPFVVLTAFLMPFCILASWTSVEKRVREYMVAFLILETLMIGVFVALDLVLFYLLFEAGLIPMFLIIGIWGGKRRVYASYKFFLYTLLGSVLMLLAIMAMYWNAGTTDIPTLLTHKFPVQMQPWLWLAFFASFAVKMPMWPVHTWLPDAHVEAPTAGSVILAAILLKMGGYGFIRFSIPMFPDASAMFAPLVYALSVIAIVYTSLVALMQEDIKKLIAYSSVAHMGFVTMGLFTLTPQGIQGAMFQMVSHGLVSGALFLCVGVIYDRMHTREIAAYGGLVNRMPLYAVVFMIFTMANVGLPGTAGFVGEFLTLMGAFKANPWVAFIATFGVILSAGYALWLYRRVVFGELVKPELKDITDLNAREIAIFVPLVLLTIWYGIAPGTILDAFAAPTEALIKNYQAAITAAKTAMLAVQ is encoded by the coding sequence ATGTTCGGCTTCGGTATCCTCACCGGTCTCCTGGTCCTGCCGCTGGTCGGCGCCGCCTTCATCCTGGCGCAGCGCGGCGACGAGGCCTCGGTCAACTCCAACGCCCGCTGGGCGGCGCTGATCGCGACGGTTGCGACCTTCATTCTGGCGCTGGTCGCCTGGAGTCGTTTCGACTCGGCCAATCCCGGCTTCCAGATGGTCGAGACCCATGGCTGGGTCTCCGACATCATCAAGTTCAAGCTCGGCGTCGACGGCTTCTCCTTCCCCTTCGTGGTCCTGACCGCCTTCCTGATGCCGTTCTGCATCCTGGCGTCCTGGACCTCGGTCGAGAAGCGGGTGCGCGAATACATGGTCGCGTTCCTGATCCTCGAGACGCTGATGATCGGCGTCTTCGTCGCGCTCGACCTCGTGCTGTTCTACCTGCTGTTCGAGGCCGGCCTGATCCCGATGTTCCTGATCATCGGCATCTGGGGCGGCAAGCGCCGGGTCTATGCGTCGTACAAGTTCTTCCTCTACACGCTGCTTGGCTCGGTGCTGATGCTGCTCGCCATCATGGCGATGTACTGGAACGCTGGCACCACCGACATCCCGACGCTGCTGACGCACAAGTTCCCGGTCCAGATGCAGCCCTGGCTCTGGCTCGCCTTCTTCGCCTCCTTCGCGGTGAAGATGCCGATGTGGCCGGTGCACACCTGGCTGCCCGATGCCCACGTCGAGGCGCCGACCGCCGGCTCCGTGATCCTGGCGGCGATCCTCCTGAAGATGGGCGGCTACGGCTTCATCCGCTTCTCGATCCCGATGTTCCCCGATGCCTCGGCGATGTTCGCGCCGCTGGTCTACGCGCTCTCCGTCATCGCCATCGTCTACACCTCGTTGGTGGCGCTGATGCAGGAGGACATCAAGAAGCTGATCGCCTACTCCTCGGTGGCGCATATGGGCTTCGTCACCATGGGCCTGTTCACCCTGACGCCGCAGGGCATCCAGGGCGCCATGTTCCAGATGGTCAGCCACGGCCTGGTCTCGGGCGCGCTCTTCCTCTGCGTCGGCGTGATCTACGACCGCATGCACACCCGCGAGATCGCTGCTTATGGCGGCCTGGTAAACCGGATGCCGCTCTACGCGGTGGTGTTCATGATCTTCACCATGGCCAATGTCGGCCTGCCGGGCACGGCGGGCTTCGTCGGCGAGTTCCTGACGCTGATGGGCGCCTTCAAGGCCAATCCCTGGGTGGCGTTCATTGCGACCTTCGGCGTGATCCTGTCGGCTGGCTACGCGCTCTGGCTCTATCGCCGCGTCGTCTTCGGCGAGTTGGTCAAGCCCGAGCTCAAGGACATCACTGATCTGAACGCCCGCGAGATCGCGATCTTCGTGCCGCTCGTCCTGCTGACGATCTGGTACGGCATCGCCCCCGGCACGATCCTCGACGCCTTCGCGGCGCCGACCGAGGCCCTCATCAAGAACTATCAGGCCGCCATCACCGCCGCGAAGACGGCGATGCTGGCTGTCCAGTAA
- the nuoL gene encoding NADH-quinone oxidoreductase subunit L, with protein MYQAIVFLPLIGFFIAGIFGRLIGARASEIVTTTLLLVSAVLSWIALFQVGFGSGTTRVQVATWLASADLRVDWAFRIDTLTAVMLVVVNTVSSLVHVYSIGYMHEDPSRPRFFAYLSLFTFAMLMLVTADNLVQMFFGWEGVGLASYLLIGFWYQKPSANAAAIKAFVVNRVGDFGFLLGIFLVFVLTGSVAFDSIFPQIAGLTERSFRFLGYDWNALTLTALLLFMGAMGKSAQFMLHTWLPDAMEGPTPVSALIHAATMVTAGVFMVARLSPIFEYAPVALTVVVVIGATTAFFAATVGLVQNDIKRVIAYSTCSQLGYMFVAMGVGAYSAGIFHLFTHAFFKALLFLGAGSVIHAMHHEQDMRNMGGLRKHIPWTAAAMTIGTLALTGVGIPGTVFGFAGFFSKDAIIESAYAAKGVAGGYAFPLLVVAALMTSFYSWRLYFMTFEGKPRWAGHGHDAHGHDDHAHGAHGHHDDHAHSHDDRGHGHDHKPHESPLVMLIPLAVLSLGAVAAGFAFKEAFVGHDYEHFWKAALFTGKDNHILHAMHEVPKWVVASPFVAMLTGFALAWYMYVRRPDVPGKLAAANPVLYKFLLNKWYFDEIYDFLFVKPAMWLGRFLWKKGDGFVIDGMGPDGVSARVVDVTNRVVRLQTGYVYHYAFAMLIGVAGLVTWYLMARG; from the coding sequence ATGTATCAAGCGATCGTCTTCCTCCCTCTGATCGGCTTCTTCATCGCCGGCATTTTCGGCCGGCTGATCGGCGCCCGCGCCTCGGAGATCGTCACCACCACGCTGCTGCTGGTCTCGGCGGTGCTGTCCTGGATCGCCCTGTTCCAGGTCGGCTTCGGCTCCGGCACCACCCGCGTCCAGGTCGCGACCTGGCTGGCCTCTGCGGACCTGCGCGTCGACTGGGCCTTCCGTATCGACACGCTGACCGCCGTGATGCTGGTCGTCGTCAACACCGTCTCCTCGCTCGTGCACGTCTATTCGATCGGCTATATGCACGAGGATCCCTCGCGGCCGCGTTTCTTCGCCTATCTCTCGCTGTTCACCTTCGCCATGCTGATGCTGGTGACGGCCGACAACCTCGTGCAGATGTTCTTCGGCTGGGAAGGCGTCGGTCTCGCCTCCTATCTGCTGATCGGATTCTGGTACCAGAAGCCCTCGGCCAACGCCGCGGCGATCAAGGCCTTCGTCGTCAACCGCGTCGGCGATTTCGGCTTCCTGCTCGGCATCTTCCTGGTTTTCGTGCTGACGGGCTCGGTCGCCTTCGACAGCATCTTCCCGCAGATCGCTGGCCTCACCGAGCGCAGCTTCCGCTTCCTCGGCTATGACTGGAACGCGCTGACGCTGACCGCCCTGCTGCTGTTCATGGGCGCCATGGGCAAGTCGGCACAGTTCATGCTGCACACCTGGCTGCCGGACGCGATGGAGGGCCCGACCCCGGTCTCGGCGCTGATCCACGCCGCGACCATGGTCACCGCCGGCGTCTTCATGGTGGCGCGCCTGTCGCCGATCTTCGAATACGCGCCGGTCGCGCTGACCGTCGTCGTCGTCATCGGCGCCACCACCGCCTTCTTCGCCGCAACCGTCGGCCTGGTGCAGAACGACATCAAGCGCGTCATCGCCTATTCGACCTGTTCCCAGCTCGGCTACATGTTCGTGGCGATGGGTGTCGGCGCCTATTCGGCCGGCATCTTCCATCTGTTCACCCACGCCTTCTTCAAGGCGCTGCTCTTCTTGGGAGCCGGCTCGGTCATCCATGCGATGCACCACGAGCAGGACATGCGGAACATGGGTGGCCTCAGGAAGCACATCCCGTGGACCGCGGCCGCAATGACGATCGGCACGCTGGCGCTGACCGGCGTCGGCATTCCCGGGACTGTGTTCGGCTTCGCCGGCTTCTTCTCGAAGGACGCGATCATCGAGAGCGCCTATGCCGCCAAGGGCGTCGCGGGTGGATACGCCTTCCCGCTGCTGGTTGTCGCGGCGCTGATGACGTCGTTCTACTCCTGGCGGCTCTATTTCATGACCTTCGAGGGCAAGCCGCGTTGGGCTGGTCACGGTCATGACGCGCACGGTCACGACGATCATGCGCACGGCGCCCATGGTCACCACGACGACCATGCCCATAGCCACGACGATCGCGGGCATGGTCACGACCACAAGCCGCATGAGAGCCCGCTCGTCATGCTGATCCCGCTCGCCGTGCTGTCGCTCGGTGCGGTAGCGGCGGGCTTCGCCTTCAAGGAAGCGTTCGTCGGCCACGACTACGAGCACTTCTGGAAGGCGGCGCTGTTTACCGGCAAGGACAACCACATCCTGCACGCCATGCACGAAGTGCCGAAATGGGTCGTCGCCTCGCCCTTCGTCGCGATGCTGACCGGCTTTGCCCTAGCTTGGTACATGTACGTGCGCCGCCCGGACGTGCCTGGCAAGCTCGCCGCCGCCAACCCGGTGCTCTACAAGTTCCTGCTCAACAAGTGGTACTTCGACGAGATCTACGACTTCCTGTTCGTGAAGCCGGCGATGTGGCTCGGCCGCTTCCTCTGGAAGAAGGGCGATGGCTTCGTCATCGACGGCATGGGGCCGGACGGGGTTTCGGCCCGCGTCGTCGACGTGACCAACCGGGTCGTGCGGCTGCAGACCGGCTATGTCTACCACTATGCCTTCGCCATGCTGATCGGCGTCGCCGGGCTGGTGACCTGGTACCTCATGGCCCGTGGGTGA
- the nuoK gene encoding NADH-quinone oxidoreductase subunit NuoK yields the protein MMIGLGHYLAVGAILFTLGVLGIFINRKNVIVILMSIELILLSVNINFVAFSSFLNDIVGQVFALLVLTVAAAEAAIGLAILVVYFRNRGTIAVEDINMMKG from the coding sequence GTGATGATCGGGCTCGGACACTATCTCGCGGTCGGCGCGATCCTGTTCACGCTCGGCGTGCTCGGCATCTTCATCAACCGCAAGAACGTCATCGTCATCCTGATGTCGATCGAGCTGATCCTGCTCTCGGTCAACATCAATTTCGTCGCCTTCTCAAGCTTCCTGAACGACATCGTCGGCCAGGTCTTCGCGCTCCTGGTGCTGACCGTCGCCGCCGCCGAGGCCGCGATCGGGCTCGCCATTCTCGTCGTCTACTTCCGCAACCGCGGCACGATCGCGGTGGAAGACATCAACATGATGAAAGGCTGA
- a CDS encoding NADH-quinone oxidoreductase subunit J: MNAAAAFFYLFSGVTIASALMVISARNPVHSVLFLILAFVNAAGLFLLLGAEFLAMLLIVVYVGAVAVLFLFVVMMLDVDFAELRQGFLQYLPIGGLIGLIFAVELLLVVGAWVIDPQIARAPVAAIPAGVTNTAALGQVLYTKYVYYFQAAGLVLLVAMIGAIVLTLRGRPGVKRQDIPTQNARTKAAAMDVKQVPSRAGVPEEMA; this comes from the coding sequence ATGAATGCCGCAGCGGCTTTCTTCTATCTCTTCTCAGGCGTCACCATCGCTTCGGCGCTGATGGTGATTTCGGCGCGCAACCCGGTCCATTCGGTGTTGTTCCTGATCCTCGCCTTCGTCAACGCGGCGGGCCTGTTCCTGCTGCTCGGGGCCGAGTTCCTGGCGATGCTGCTGATCGTCGTCTATGTCGGCGCCGTCGCCGTGCTCTTCCTCTTCGTGGTGATGATGCTCGACGTCGATTTCGCCGAGTTGCGCCAGGGCTTCCTGCAATACCTACCGATCGGCGGCCTGATCGGGCTGATCTTCGCGGTCGAATTGTTGCTGGTCGTCGGCGCCTGGGTGATCGATCCGCAGATCGCGCGGGCGCCTGTCGCGGCGATCCCCGCTGGTGTCACCAACACGGCGGCGCTGGGGCAGGTGCTCTATACCAAGTACGTCTACTACTTCCAGGCGGCCGGGCTCGTGCTGCTGGTCGCGATGATCGGCGCGATCGTGCTGACGCTGCGCGGCCGGCCGGGCGTCAAGCGCCAGGATATCCCGACCCAGAACGCCCGCACCAAGGCTGCGGCGATGGATGTGAAGCAGGTGCCGTCGCGCGCCGGCGTTCCCGAGGAGATGGCGTGA
- the nuoI gene encoding NADH-quinone oxidoreductase subunit NuoI translates to MSLAQAAKGLLLKEFVGAFVLSMRYFFKPKATLNYPFEKGVLSPRFRGEHALRRYPNGEERCIACKLCEAICPAQAITIEAGPRRNDGTRRTTRYDIDMTKCIYCGFCQEACPVDAIVEGPNFEFATETREELFYDKDKLLENGARWEREIARNIAMDAPYR, encoded by the coding sequence ATGTCACTCGCGCAGGCTGCCAAGGGACTGCTCCTCAAGGAGTTCGTCGGCGCGTTCGTCCTGTCGATGCGCTATTTCTTCAAGCCGAAGGCGACGCTGAATTATCCGTTCGAGAAGGGCGTGCTCTCGCCGCGCTTCCGCGGCGAGCATGCGTTGCGCCGCTATCCGAATGGCGAGGAGCGTTGCATCGCCTGCAAGCTCTGCGAGGCGATCTGCCCGGCACAGGCGATCACGATCGAGGCCGGCCCGCGCCGCAATGACGGCACCCGCCGCACGACGCGCTATGACATCGACATGACCAAGTGCATCTATTGCGGCTTCTGCCAGGAGGCCTGCCCGGTCGATGCCATCGTCGAGGGCCCCAACTTCGAATTCGCCACCGAGACCCGCGAGGAGCTGTTCTACGACAAGGACAAGCTGCTCGAGAACGGTGCGCGCTGGGAACGCGAGATCGCGCGCAATATCGCGATGGACGCGCCCTATCGCTGA
- the nuoH gene encoding NADH-quinone oxidoreductase subunit NuoH, which yields MNWDLVLDLAIIAGKSLLLLVCLLVFIAFILLADRKIWAAVQLRRGPNVVGPFGLFQSFADLLKFVFKEPIIPSSANKGVFLLAPLISCVLALAAWAVIPVAEGWAIADINVGVLYIFAISSLGVYGVIMGGWASNSKYPFLGALRSAAQMVSYEVSIGFVIITVLLCVGSLNLSAIVEAQNSKAGLFGWYWLPLFPMFIVFFISALAETNRPPFDLPEAESELVAGFMVEYSSTPYLLFMLGEYVAIMTMCSLTTILFLGGWLPPFPIAPFTWLPGVFWFALKICLVFFMFAMVKAFVPRYRYDQLMRLGWKVFLPLSLASVVVVAAVLQITGWGPAP from the coding sequence ATGAACTGGGACCTCGTCCTCGACCTTGCGATCATCGCCGGCAAAAGCCTGCTCCTGCTGGTCTGCCTGCTGGTCTTCATCGCCTTCATCCTGCTCGCCGACCGGAAGATCTGGGCGGCGGTCCAGCTGCGGCGCGGCCCGAACGTAGTTGGTCCGTTCGGTCTGTTCCAGAGCTTCGCCGACCTCTTGAAGTTCGTCTTCAAGGAGCCGATCATCCCCTCCAGCGCCAATAAGGGCGTGTTTTTGCTGGCGCCGCTGATCTCCTGCGTGCTGGCGCTGGCAGCCTGGGCGGTGATCCCGGTGGCGGAAGGCTGGGCGATCGCCGACATCAATGTCGGCGTCCTCTACATTTTCGCGATCTCCTCGCTCGGCGTTTACGGCGTCATCATGGGCGGCTGGGCCTCGAACTCGAAGTATCCGTTCCTCGGCGCGCTGCGCTCGGCGGCGCAGATGGTCTCCTACGAGGTCTCGATCGGCTTCGTCATCATCACCGTCCTGCTCTGCGTCGGCTCGCTCAACCTCTCGGCGATCGTCGAGGCGCAGAACTCGAAGGCCGGCCTGTTCGGCTGGTACTGGCTGCCGCTCTTCCCGATGTTCATCGTCTTCTTCATCTCGGCGCTGGCCGAGACGAACCGGCCGCCCTTCGATCTGCCGGAAGCGGAATCGGAGCTCGTTGCCGGCTTCATGGTCGAGTACTCCTCGACGCCGTACCTGCTGTTCATGCTCGGCGAATACGTGGCGATCATGACCATGTGCTCGCTGACCACGATCCTGTTCCTCGGTGGCTGGCTGCCGCCATTCCCGATCGCGCCCTTCACCTGGCTGCCGGGCGTGTTCTGGTTCGCGCTCAAGATCTGCCTGGTCTTCTTCATGTTCGCGATGGTGAAGGCCTTCGTGCCGCGCTACCGCTATGATCAGCTGATGCGGCTGGGCTGGAAGGTCTTCCTGCCGCTGTCGCTGGCGTCGGTCGTCGTGGTGGCGGCAGTGCTGCAGATCACCGGTTGGGGCCCCGCTCCCTGA